The genomic window TGCTGACATGGTAATCGTAAACACTTGTGGGTTTCTTAACTCGGCAATAGATGAATCACTTGAAGTGATTGGTGAAGCGATTGCTAAAAACGGTAAAGTGCTTGTGACTGGATGTCTTGGCAATAAAGCAGACATGATAAAAGAGAAGCATCCTAAGGTTTTAAGCATTACAGGACCACAGGATTATGAAAATTTAATCGAAGCTGTACATACTCATGCTCCGATATTTGCTAGTGATTTTGTATCTTTAGTTCCACCACAGGGTATAAAGCTTACACCGAGACACTATTCTTATTTGAAAATATCTGAAGGTTGTAACAATACTTGTACTTTTTGCATTATTCCAGATATTCGCGGTAAATTAAAAAGCCGTAATATTGATAATATTATGATAGAGGCTGAGAAGCTTAAAAATGCAGGTGTAAAAGAGCTACTAGTAATTTCGCAAGATACTTCAGCGTATGGTGTTGACATAAAGTATAACCCTGGTATTTGGCATGATAAACAATACCAAAGCAATATATTGGATTTATCTACAGCATTGGGTGAGCTAGATATGTGGACAAGATTGCATTATGTATATCCATACCCTCATGTTGATAAAATTGTACCACTTATGGCTCAAGGTAAGATTTTACCGTATTTAGATGTACCATTACAGCACTCTAGCCCAGAAGTACTAAAAAGAATGAAGCGACCAGCTCATACACAAAAGACTCTTGATAGAATCAATAAGTGGCGTGATATATGTCCAGATATTGCTATTCGTAGTACATTTATAGTTGGTTTCCCAGGTGAGACAGAAGCAGATTTTGAGCATTTGCTAGATTTTGCTAGACAAGCACAGCTTGATAGAGTTGGCTGCTTTAAGTACTCTGAGGTTGAAGGTGCTAAAGCTAATGATTTTGATGATTTGATATCCGAAGAAGTTAAGCAGCAGCGATTAGATACTTTTATGGGTTTACAGTCTGAGATAAGTGCTAAGAAGCTTGAAAGATTTGTAGGCACTGAGCAGCAAGTTATAATTGATTCAATAAATACTGATGAAAACTACGCAATAGGTCGTACAAAATACGATGCTCCAGAAGTTGATGGTCAAGTAATAATCGGCGATGCAAAAGAGCGTAGATTGAAAGTTGGCGAGTTTGCTATCGTAGAAATCACAGAATCTACAGAATATGACTTAATTGCTGACTAAGACATTTATATATATTTGTAAGGATATGTATCTTCTCTATTTTGAAATGAAATAATCTTACTATTTTGAATCATGCCATTTTTAATATTGATAGAGTTTTCTAATGTTTTACTCTTAGCACCACTTTCTTTCTTCAAAATCACATTGGGAAGATAACTCAAGACAGTTTCTGATATGCATCTTGAAGTACTTTCCCAAAGATAACTAGGAGTATGATCTACACCATAATAATCTATGGACTCTACTTTAAACATCGGCTTTTTAAAGCTAGTTGGTTTAGAGAAATAAAATCCCATCTCTTCATCACAGCTAACATCAATTATTAGGCTATTGGGTTTTATTTTTGCAAAATTTTTCTTATTGATAAATATCGTTGGATTGTTAGGGTCTTGTAATATTCCATTAACGATAATGTCAGATTTGCTAATTAGATTGATCAACTTTTTATTTTCAGATAAATCTTCTGAAACTCTAACATACTTGCAACCATTTATTACATCTTGTAAATCTGCAATTGTACGGCGAGAGCACACGGTTATATCCTTGAAGCCACGACCTTGTAAAGCATATATGGCCCCACGACTAACAGCCCCAAAGCCAATTATTAGTATTTTTTTCTGTTCTCCATATCTACCGTCTGTAGCTTTTAATTGAAGTGCATGCAAAACAGCACAGTATCCAGCTAATTCATTGTTTTGCCAGAAGCTATGGCGGGGTGTTTTTTTATCATCTTGCAATGAATACATATCTTCAAAGGCTAATAATGTTAATTTTTTGTCGATAGCTATCTGTGTGATTTCTTTCTGTTGTACACAGTGTGACCATCCCCAAACAATACTTTCATCTTTAATATCCATCAAGTCTTGTAATACTGGTTTAGCTAGTATTATGTTCCCAATACTTTTTAATATTTCATCTCGCGAAGCAATACCTCCAGTTTGACTAGCAATTTTCTCATCAGAAATATTCATAGATTTACCATAACCACTTTCAAATATAAGTTGCTCACGAATTTCTTTAGGTATTTCAGATATATGATCAGGGTGAATGGGAAGTCTTTGTTCATTTTCTTTTCTTGAAGTCCCGATGACTCCAAATGTTAATTTGTTCATGTTTGTATCCTTGTTGTTAAATAATATATTTATCAACACTTATATGGTCACAAAAGAATGTCTCTAATTTAATAGATAAACTCTTACATATACATGTATAGTGTCAAAAGTTAGATCAAAAAAAGCTGTTTATTTACAGGTCAGACTAAGAATGAGTATCAGTAGGCTAATTGAAAAAATTAGAGCTACCTGTTTGAGTATATACTAATTATTGTAGTGATAAGGTAATTAATAATTATACTGAAGCATCAGAGCTGTGATAGCTAGCACTTACTTAATTATCTCATGTTTTTATTGACAATTAAGTCTAACTTAGAATATACTGTGTAAATGTTGTGTGTTGAGTGAATAAAATGAAATTGGAACTAAAAAAATACTTAGATATTGCAGAGGCTATAAGTAAACTTTTAAGTCCTTTCGCTGAAGTTGTAATACATGATTTATCAACTAATAAAATTGAAGCAATATTTAATTCTATATCTAAACGAGAAGTTGGAGACTCTTCATATTTAGATCATATTAATTTAGAGACATATGATGAGCTTTCAAATGTTATTGGTCCATATGAAAAGTTAAATTATGACGGAAGAAAACTAAAATGTATCATTACTGTAATTAGAAATAGTGATGATGTTGCAGTTGGTACGCTGTGCATAAACCTAGACATATCTGTATTTGATAAGTATAGAGGAATTTTACAGCTGTTTTTGACAAATAATGATAAAGGGATGTCTCAAAAATCTCAGAGTCTATTTAGAGATACTTTATATGAGCAAATCAATAATTTTGTTCAGAAATATTGTTTAAATCACAATTTGAGCATAGACAATCTGACAAGGCTTCAGAAAAAAAATCTAATATTAGAGCTTAAGCAAAATGGAGCTCTTGATGGAAAGAATGCTAGTCACTATATTGCTAGAGCTTTGAATGTGAGTAGAGCAACGGTCTATAACTATCTAAAATAAATTTATAAAAAGGAAGTAAGATGTTAATTATACTAGGTGCCTTAATAGGCTTTTTTGCAAGCTTTGTATCCACTCTACTTGGTGGAGGTGCTGGACTTATTGCTACACCTGCTTTTTTTTACATAATATTGCATACTTATGGTGCAGACTTCGCGATGCAGATAGCTTTAGCAACTTGTTGTGGAATGTCTGTATGTCTTAGTTTGGTTGCTACATATAAACATTTACGGAGAGGCAATATTCAAATTGGAGAGTTAAAATATTTTTTGATTGCTTTAGCTATAGGCTCGGTAATTGGAGGTGTGTTGGTTAAGCATATTGATACAGTTCTTTTAAAACATATATTTTCAGTGATACTTGTATTAAGTGGAATCTGGATGATTCTACATAATGATAGTAAGATTGTTAAATTGCCTGGAACCGTAGCTTATCCAATTTGTAGCTTTTGTGGTGTTTTAAGTGTGCTTGCAACATCAACTACCTTTGCTACGATGTTTTTTATTAAAATAGGTGTAGAAATTAGGAAAGCTATATCAATTGCTAGTGTTTGTGTGGTAATAAATTCAACTATAGCAACTTTTATGCTAGTTTATGGTATAAAAGTAAATATTCCCCAAACATTTGGGTATATTAGCTTACCGTTGCTATTATCATCAGCACCTTTTTCTATTATCGGAAGTTTGCTTGCGGTGAGATATTTAGGTGTGATATCACCAGTGCTTCTTAAAAGATTGTTTATAGTTCTGATGTTTGTATCTGCTGTGATAATGGCTTTATAAATCACTTTTAAGTTTACAGGAATATTATGAGGGAATTAAAATTTTGGCAGGTTGATGCATTTACTCAAGAACCTTTTAAAGGAAATCCAGCCGCAGTTTTTATATTAGAAGAAGAGCTTGATGATGACCTAATGCAACTAATAGCAATTGAAATGAATTTATCTGAAACGGCATTTATTCTCTTAAGAGAAAATAAAAACCCTTTGCTCAGATGGTTTACACCAATGTATGAGATTGACTTATGTGGACATGCTACTATTGCGAGTTCAGAAGTGTATTTTTCACATGTAGATAGAGATACAGATAAGGTTGTTTTTGATACCAAGTATGTTGGACCGATTGAAGTGAATAAGTGTGATCAAGCTTATACTATGAGCTTTCCTCTTCGTGAAGGTGAAGAAGTAAATGTAAATAGTATACCAAAATATATTTTAGACAGCTTATCCTCATCTAAGCCAATTTACGCTGCAAAATCACGAGACTTAATGTTAGTTTATGATAATGAAGATTCTATTTTAGAAATGAAACCTGATTTTAACAAACTGTTAGAATGTGACGAGTTTATAATTGTTACAGCAAAATCATCTAATTCAAAATATGATTTCATATCTAGATTTTTCTGTGCAGCTGAAGGTATTTTAGAAGACCCTGTAACAGGCTCTGCTCATTCAACTCTAGCACCATACTGGGCAAAACAACTTAATAAAACTAATATGTTGGCTTATCAAGCTTCAAAAAGAGGTGGGGAGTTGAGATTAGAGATGAAAGCAGACCATGTAAACATAACAGGGTATGCTGTGAAATTGATAGAAGGGTGTATGAGTTTATAACTATCTTCAATTGAAAATATAAATATATAAGGTATACTTTGAGATTCAACTGGAGAGGTGGCCGAGTGGTTGAAGGCGCACGCCTGGAAAGCGTGTATAGTAGAAATACTATCGAGAGTTCGAATCTCTTCCTCTCCGCCAAAGATAATTTAGAGTATGCTAAATTACTATAGAATTATTTTATCCATACTTGATATGAATTGTTGATATAATTTATTTAATTCTTTTTTATCAATACAATAATAATTTTTATTAGCCTTAGTTTCTGATAATAAGATTTTTGTATCTTTAAGTTCAAATATTAGTGAAATAATTAGTAGTTTACCTATTGTTTATATATCTAATCCGATGCCGAAAATAATAGCAAATATAAAATATGTCAATATTAAACTAATGTTGAAGCTATTTGGTTTGTTAAGTTTATATATTATGAATCACCTAAATACCTGAGATATCCTCATAAGAATGTAACTTATGAAGATTATATTCTGAGATTTATAGCCTGCCAAAAAACATTATAAATTTAAAGAAAATAATAGTTTATGTTATTCCTTGTGCAGACATTAAAAGAGTTATTATGAATGCAGATGTGATATTATATGAAAAATATTAATAAGATTAATAAGATTATCTTATAAGGTAAATAAGTAATTAATATTGGTATTAATTTTTACAATTCAATATTATATGTTGGTATGATCAATATTGATTTTTATAATTATAAATATAAACCAAAGGAAAAACAGATGCTTAAAAAAATTGTAATAGCTCTAGGAACTTCTAGTTTGTTGTTTGCTTCTAGTGGAATAGCAGGTGAAAAAACTAATCCAACAGGTGAAACTAAAGCACCATCAGCTAGCCAAAATACTACGCCGCAGCTGAATTTATCACCACTGCGTAATTTAAATACAGTTGATAGTCCTATGGGTAGTGACTATAGTTATCGTGAAGCGTTTAAAAAAGTTAATATTGATGAATTAAAAGCGGATATGAAAGAGCTTCTTACAAAGTCTCAAGACTGGTGGCCAGCAGATTTCGGTAATTATGCTCCTTTCTTTGTTAGACTATCATGGCATGACGCAGGGACTTATAGAGTATCTGATGGTCGTGGAGGAGCTAACCGTGGCCAACAAAGGTTCTCTCCATTAAACAGCTGGCCAGATAATGTAAACCTTGATAAAGCCCGTCAACTTTTATGGCCAATTAAACAAAAATACGGTGATGCTGTTTCATGGTCTGATTTGATTGTGCTAGCAGGTACGGTATCTTTAGAGTCTATGGGTATGGAGCCAATTGGTTTTGCATTTGGTAGAGAAGATGATTGGCAAGGTGATGATACTGATTGGGGTGTTTCTCCAGAAGTACTATCTAGTAATGTTAAAAATGGTAAGCTTATAAAACCTTTCTCCGCTACAGAAATGGGTTTAATTTATGTAAACCCAGAGGGCCCAGATGGTATCCCTGATAAGAAAAAAGCTGGTAGTGCAATCCGTCAAGCCTTTAGTGGTATGGGAATGAATGATAAGGAAACAGTTGCTTTGATAGCAGGTGGTCACGCATTTGGTAAAACTCATGGAGCAGTGCCAAAAGAAGATCTTCAGAAAGATATTGGTCCAGCACCTGATAAAGCCCCAATTGAACAGCAAGGATTAGGTTGGCATAATAGTTATGGTAGTGGTAACGCTGATGATACTATGGGTAGTGGTCTTGAAGGTTCATGGACATCTACACCAACTCACTGGAATTCAACTTTCTTAGATAACTTATATAATCTAGATTGGAAGAAAACATTATCTCCAGCAGGAGCTCATCAGTGGACTCCAACAAACTCAAAAGAGAGTGATATGGTTCCTGATGCACATAAGCCAGGTGTAAAACATAAACCTATGATGTTTACAACTGATTTGGCTCTTAGAGAAGATCCTAAGTTTAATAAATATGCTGAAGAGTTCCATAAAAACCCTAAAGAATTTAAGAAAGAATTTGCTAAAGCATGGTTCAAGCTGACTCATAGAGATATGGGACCAGCTTCAAGATATATGGGGTCATGGGTTCCTAAGCAAACATTTGCATGGCAAGATCCTGTACCTAAGGCTGATTATAAGCAAGTATCTAAAAAGGACATTTCACAGCTTGAAGAAATGGTTGCTAAATCTGGACTATCTAGACAACAACTTATTAAAACTGCTTGGGCTTCTGCGTCAACGTATCGTAAAACTGACTACAGAGGTGGTACTAACGGTGCAAGAATTGCATTAGCTCCAGAAAAAGATTGGGCTATGAATGAGCCAAAAAATCTTGAATTAGTATTGACTAAATTAAAAGAAATTCAAACTAAGTTTAACAAAAGTAAAACTGATGGAACTAAAGTTTCATTAGCAGACTTAATTGTTTTGGCTGGTAATATGAGTGTAGAAGAAGCGGCTAATGAAGCTGGCTTTAATATTGAGATTCCATTTGTACCAGGTAGAACAGATGCGACTCAAAAACAAACTGATGTTAAATCTATTAATTACTTAAAAACTAAATCAGATGGTTTTGTAAACTATACAGATGGTAGTGTAAGTCCAAACAAACTTCCACAAGCATTAGTTGAAAAAGCGAGTATGTTAGATTTAAATGTCCCAGAAATGACAGTTTTAGTTGGCGGTATGAGAGCATTAGATACTAACTATAAAGATTCTCAAGATGGTGTGTTTACATCAAAAGCAGGACAGCTTAACAACTCATTCTTTGTAAACTTACTTGATATGTCTACAAAGTGGGAAAAATCTGATAAACCAGGTGAGTATGTTGGTCTTAGTAGAAAAACTGGTGATGCTAGATGGACAGCTTCTTCTGTTGACTTAATCTTTGGATCTAACTCTGAACTTAAAGCTGTGGCTCAAGTTTATGCAGAAAAAGGCAATGAGCAGAAGTTTGTAAATGACTTTGCTAAGGCTTGGCATAAAGTTATGATGAACGGTAGATTTGATGTTCAAAACAATCCTACTTCTAAAAAAACAACTTATGATAATGTTATTATCTAATCGCTAAGATATCTTTAAAAATATTCTTTAATTATCCAACTTTAGCAATTACTTTATTGTTAGACCATGTGAGATTGATTTTCTATATTGATCAGTATCAAGTTTAAGGACTTGTTCTGGTATTCGTTCAAGACTTTGTCTGCTTTCATCACTAGTATTATAGATGCGAATCTCTGCTAGATCATCATTTTGTCACTATTTATCATGAACTCATGAGAGTTTTTAGGTGAGTTAACTCTTCTAACAACAACGGCTATTTTCCTGAAAGGTAGGTCGATACATTTACCATCCGTAGATTCTTTTGAGTATGGCTATTAGAGTCGATAGAAGACATACTGTCAAGATCACCTACATCCCAACAATCATTGCCTATTTCTTCAGTGTATAGGGTATTGTTTGATTCATTCGAGATTTTTACTCTGAACTCATTTTATTATCAGTAGTTTCTTGGTCACTATTAGCATAACATGTACGCCTAATAGACTAATTAGTAGACTTGTATATAGCTTTTTCATAAAATATGATCCTAAAATAAATGCAGAGAATTAATTATAGTTTTAACTTTTTTTAAAAGGTATAGTAGGAATGGATATGTTTTTTTAAGAATTTAATGCTTTTTCCTTTGGAGTGTTAGCATTCCCATTACAATCAAACAGCCCCATCCTAACATAAGAGTGGTTCCTCCAATTGGAGCTAATCTTAACGCTTGAGATAGGTTAAATATTACGAAGCAATATATACTAAAACTAAACATCAAAGTACCCAGGATAAATAGTATAGAGCTAAGTTTAAGAAAAATGCTATTTGTTATATTATGAGTTGTAAGTGAAATTAGCCCTATAATACTTATTAGTATTGCATAAAGCTGATTATAACGAATAGCTGTCATTAGCATATCAAAGTGTTCACTAGAAATATGTGTTTTTAATCCATGCTCAGCGTAAGCACCTATTGCTACAGATATAAAGCCAAATATAGCTCCGATAATTAAAGTCATTACTTCTCTCCTTTGTTTTGTAAAAAAGATTTAACTTGAAGTATTATGTCATTGCACGCTATTTTTGCTTCATTAACTTTAGTATATAAATCAAAAAAACCATGTATTAAACCTTCATAACACTTATACTCTACATTAGCATTAGATCTGGATAGTAAATTAAAATATAACCTACCATCATCTCTTAATACATCTAATTCTGTTGTAAATATTAATGCTGGAGCCAAATTCTCAAAATTTGTTCCCCGAACTGGTAAAGCATATGGATCTTGTATATCACTTATATTACTAAGATATTGTTTCCAAAACCACTCCATTGTAT from Francisella adeliensis includes these protein-coding regions:
- a CDS encoding DUF423 domain-containing protein, which translates into the protein MTLIIGAIFGFISVAIGAYAEHGLKTHISSEHFDMLMTAIRYNQLYAILISIIGLISLTTHNITNSIFLKLSSILFILGTLMFSFSIYCFVIFNLSQALRLAPIGGTTLMLGWGCLIVMGMLTLQRKKH
- the rimO gene encoding 30S ribosomal protein S12 methylthiotransferase RimO; translation: MIKIPKIGFVSLGCPKNLVDSERIITKLKAEGYELCDSYNNADMVIVNTCGFLNSAIDESLEVIGEAIAKNGKVLVTGCLGNKADMIKEKHPKVLSITGPQDYENLIEAVHTHAPIFASDFVSLVPPQGIKLTPRHYSYLKISEGCNNTCTFCIIPDIRGKLKSRNIDNIMIEAEKLKNAGVKELLVISQDTSAYGVDIKYNPGIWHDKQYQSNILDLSTALGELDMWTRLHYVYPYPHVDKIVPLMAQGKILPYLDVPLQHSSPEVLKRMKRPAHTQKTLDRINKWRDICPDIAIRSTFIVGFPGETEADFEHLLDFARQAQLDRVGCFKYSEVEGAKANDFDDLISEEVKQQRLDTFMGLQSEISAKKLERFVGTEQQVIIDSINTDENYAIGRTKYDAPEVDGQVIIGDAKERRLKVGEFAIVEITESTEYDLIAD
- a CDS encoding sulfite exporter TauE/SafE family protein, with the translated sequence MLIILGALIGFFASFVSTLLGGGAGLIATPAFFYIILHTYGADFAMQIALATCCGMSVCLSLVATYKHLRRGNIQIGELKYFLIALAIGSVIGGVLVKHIDTVLLKHIFSVILVLSGIWMILHNDSKIVKLPGTVAYPICSFCGVLSVLATSTTFATMFFIKIGVEIRKAISIASVCVVINSTIATFMLVYGIKVNIPQTFGYISLPLLLSSAPFSIIGSLLAVRYLGVISPVLLKRLFIVLMFVSAVIMAL
- a CDS encoding helix-turn-helix transcriptional regulator — translated: MKLELKKYLDIAEAISKLLSPFAEVVIHDLSTNKIEAIFNSISKREVGDSSYLDHINLETYDELSNVIGPYEKLNYDGRKLKCIITVIRNSDDVAVGTLCINLDISVFDKYRGILQLFLTNNDKGMSQKSQSLFRDTLYEQINNFVQKYCLNHNLSIDNLTRLQKKNLILELKQNGALDGKNASHYIARALNVSRATVYNYLK
- the katG gene encoding catalase/peroxidase HPI; the encoded protein is MLKKIVIALGTSSLLFASSGIAGEKTNPTGETKAPSASQNTTPQLNLSPLRNLNTVDSPMGSDYSYREAFKKVNIDELKADMKELLTKSQDWWPADFGNYAPFFVRLSWHDAGTYRVSDGRGGANRGQQRFSPLNSWPDNVNLDKARQLLWPIKQKYGDAVSWSDLIVLAGTVSLESMGMEPIGFAFGREDDWQGDDTDWGVSPEVLSSNVKNGKLIKPFSATEMGLIYVNPEGPDGIPDKKKAGSAIRQAFSGMGMNDKETVALIAGGHAFGKTHGAVPKEDLQKDIGPAPDKAPIEQQGLGWHNSYGSGNADDTMGSGLEGSWTSTPTHWNSTFLDNLYNLDWKKTLSPAGAHQWTPTNSKESDMVPDAHKPGVKHKPMMFTTDLALREDPKFNKYAEEFHKNPKEFKKEFAKAWFKLTHRDMGPASRYMGSWVPKQTFAWQDPVPKADYKQVSKKDISQLEEMVAKSGLSRQQLIKTAWASASTYRKTDYRGGTNGARIALAPEKDWAMNEPKNLELVLTKLKEIQTKFNKSKTDGTKVSLADLIVLAGNMSVEEAANEAGFNIEIPFVPGRTDATQKQTDVKSINYLKTKSDGFVNYTDGSVSPNKLPQALVEKASMLDLNVPEMTVLVGGMRALDTNYKDSQDGVFTSKAGQLNNSFFVNLLDMSTKWEKSDKPGEYVGLSRKTGDARWTASSVDLIFGSNSELKAVAQVYAEKGNEQKFVNDFAKAWHKVMMNGRFDVQNNPTSKKTTYDNVII
- a CDS encoding PhzF family phenazine biosynthesis protein — its product is MRELKFWQVDAFTQEPFKGNPAAVFILEEELDDDLMQLIAIEMNLSETAFILLRENKNPLLRWFTPMYEIDLCGHATIASSEVYFSHVDRDTDKVVFDTKYVGPIEVNKCDQAYTMSFPLREGEEVNVNSIPKYILDSLSSSKPIYAAKSRDLMLVYDNEDSILEMKPDFNKLLECDEFIIVTAKSSNSKYDFISRFFCAAEGILEDPVTGSAHSTLAPYWAKQLNKTNMLAYQASKRGGELRLEMKADHVNITGYAVKLIEGCMSL
- a CDS encoding N(5)-(carboxyethyl)ornithine synthase; the encoded protein is MNKLTFGVIGTSRKENEQRLPIHPDHISEIPKEIREQLIFESGYGKSMNISDEKIASQTGGIASRDEILKSIGNIILAKPVLQDLMDIKDESIVWGWSHCVQQKEITQIAIDKKLTLLAFEDMYSLQDDKKTPRHSFWQNNELAGYCAVLHALQLKATDGRYGEQKKILIIGFGAVSRGAIYALQGRGFKDITVCSRRTIADLQDVINGCKYVRVSEDLSENKKLINLISKSDIIVNGILQDPNNPTIFINKKNFAKIKPNSLIIDVSCDEEMGFYFSKPTSFKKPMFKVESIDYYGVDHTPSYLWESTSRCISETVLSYLPNVILKKESGAKSKTLENSINIKNGMIQNSKIISFQNREDTYPYKYI